In Candidatus Methanosphaera massiliense, the following are encoded in one genomic region:
- the iorA gene encoding indolepyruvate ferredoxin oxidoreductase subunit alpha has protein sequence MIINDLLSPGENEKYFMLGNEAAVRGVLEAGLSLAATYPGTPSSEIGDILFKIAKDANVYFEFSSNEKVAVEVASAAASSGLRTFSFMKHVGVNVAADSLMTSAYMGVEGSFLLLVADDPSTFSSQNEQDTRHFARQANIPIFEPSNPQEIKDFIIYAYDISDKFNTPVIVRTTTRVSHMRGIVETGKYTKNQITSGEFKNEGLHVPVPEIARTMHKNLVEKIKDIREVSNNSPLNKVIDKGSNIGIITSGGAYNYVADVVNKNNFNVNILKLGFSHPFPEELVKQFLVDNDEVLVVEEVDPINEMETLAVAGANNIDVKIHGKKDGMLPEIFEYTPDIISDALCELLSVDTDVIANTKSDIPLPSRPATLCSGCPHRASFYAARQAINSLNLDIESIHPSDIGCYTLGIAPPYNMANYLMSMGASVGTSCGFSKATEDQPIISFIGDSTFFHAGIPPLINAVHNKTKFTLVVLDNRITAMTGGQTNPGIPIDGMGDEAPAISIEALVKSIGVGFVETINPLNVNDMIDVYKKALDYDGVSVIIAKYPCNLINKKEIRARNYKVVVDNSKCVHCNKCIDQLACPSLNEINGEITINLDCNNCAVCVDVCPTGAIHKQE, from the coding sequence ATGATTATAAATGACTTACTAAGTCCGGGTGAAAATGAGAAATATTTCATGCTAGGTAATGAAGCAGCAGTTCGTGGAGTTTTAGAAGCTGGTCTTTCATTAGCAGCAACATATCCGGGAACACCCTCTTCAGAGATAGGGGATATCTTATTTAAAATAGCAAAAGATGCTAATGTATACTTTGAATTTTCATCAAATGAAAAGGTAGCTGTTGAAGTAGCATCAGCAGCTGCAAGTTCTGGTTTACGTACATTCTCATTCATGAAACATGTAGGTGTAAACGTGGCTGCAGATTCATTAATGACCAGTGCATACATGGGAGTAGAGGGTAGTTTCTTATTACTAGTAGCAGATGATCCTTCTACATTTTCATCACAAAATGAACAAGATACAAGACACTTTGCAAGACAGGCAAATATACCTATATTTGAGCCATCAAATCCTCAGGAAATAAAAGATTTTATCATATATGCATATGATATCTCAGATAAATTTAACACTCCTGTTATTGTAAGAACAACAACTAGAGTTTCACATATGAGAGGTATTGTTGAAACAGGTAAATACACAAAAAATCAGATTACATCTGGTGAATTCAAAAATGAAGGATTACATGTACCAGTACCAGAAATAGCAAGAACAATGCATAAAAATCTGGTAGAAAAAATAAAAGATATACGAGAAGTATCAAATAACAGTCCACTAAACAAGGTAATTGATAAAGGTTCTAACATTGGAATAATCACATCTGGTGGAGCATATAACTATGTAGCAGATGTAGTTAATAAAAATAATTTTAATGTTAACATTTTAAAGCTAGGATTTTCACATCCATTTCCTGAAGAACTTGTTAAACAATTCCTAGTAGATAATGATGAGGTACTTGTTGTGGAAGAAGTAGATCCAATTAATGAAATGGAAACATTAGCAGTTGCAGGAGCAAATAATATTGATGTTAAAATTCATGGTAAAAAGGATGGTATGCTTCCTGAGATATTTGAATATACTCCAGATATTATAAGTGATGCATTATGTGAACTATTATCAGTAGATACTGATGTAATTGCTAATACTAAATCTGATATTCCACTACCTTCAAGACCAGCTACATTATGTTCTGGATGTCCACATAGAGCATCATTCTATGCAGCAAGGCAAGCAATAAACAGTTTAAACTTAGATATTGAAAGTATACATCCATCAGATATTGGATGTTATACTCTAGGAATAGCACCACCATATAACATGGCAAACTATCTTATGTCAATGGGTGCTAGTGTAGGTACAAGTTGCGGTTTTAGTAAAGCAACAGAAGACCAGCCAATAATAAGTTTTATTGGAGATTCAACATTTTTCCATGCAGGAATACCACCTCTTATAAATGCTGTTCATAATAAAACCAAATTCACACTAGTAGTACTTGATAACAGAATTACTGCTATGACTGGTGGACAAACAAACCCTGGAATACCAATTGATGGTATGGGTGATGAAGCACCAGCAATATCCATAGAAGCACTTGTAAAATCTATTGGTGTAGGATTTGTTGAAACAATTAATCCATTAAATGTTAATGATATGATTGATGTTTATAAGAAAGCATTAGATTATGATGGAGTATCTGTAATTATTGCTAAATATCCATGTAATTTAATTAATAAGAAAGAAATAAGAGCACGTAATTATAAGGTAGTAGTTGATAATAGTAAATGTGTACACTGTAATAAATGTATAGATCAACTAGCATGTCCTAGTTTAAATGAAATAAATGGTGAAATAACAATCAATCTGGATTGTAATAATTGTGCAGTTTGTGTAGACGTATGTCCTACAGGTGCAATTCATAAACAGGAGTGA
- the tfrB gene encoding fumarate reductase (CoM/CoB) subunit TfrB yields the protein MITVNVKRYDPEEDKHYIESYEIEKTDNMKVLDALQQINNKYDAKIAYRYSCRAGQCGSCAIKINGKAKLACKAEINDNDTLEPLDFKVLRDLIVDREPLNSKTKELNLYMASEDCVSNQKEPSKLKPETYARTEPLRGCIDCYSCISMCPVIKKTNEYVGPYFMRAYSDICFDPREDFSRSEEAVDSGIYCCTSCGQCSKTCPKEIDIYGKAIEKLRAQICSEKEGPLAKHIKIREAVLGTGRSVQPDENSKYPEGFIKEYNKQHHFEEKPKIAFFTGCMIDNKLPWIAEYFVKILSKLGYEVDIPEGQVCCGSPLMRTGQVDIIPDLVNTNYEIFKDYDLVLTVCAGCGSTLKNNYPDYGVKLNVMDITEFLQGKLNTEDMKKLNLRVTYHDPCHLVRGQGISEEPRNILKQMNGVEFIEMDKPDLCCGAGGGVKSGKPEIANALADDKVEMIEKLDVDYVVTICPFCEFNIQDALNRNNSDTSVINLMELLNQAYE from the coding sequence ATGATTACTGTTAACGTTAAAAGATATGATCCAGAAGAAGATAAACATTATATTGAATCATATGAAATTGAAAAAACAGATAATATGAAAGTTTTAGATGCATTACAGCAGATAAACAATAAATATGATGCGAAAATAGCCTACAGATACTCTTGTAGAGCCGGACAATGTGGGTCATGTGCAATAAAAATAAATGGAAAAGCAAAACTTGCATGTAAAGCAGAAATTAATGATAATGACACATTAGAGCCATTAGATTTCAAAGTATTAAGAGATTTAATTGTTGACCGTGAACCATTAAACTCAAAAACAAAAGAATTAAATCTATATATGGCATCAGAAGATTGCGTTTCTAACCAAAAAGAACCATCCAAACTAAAACCAGAAACATATGCAAGAACAGAACCATTACGAGGATGTATAGACTGTTATTCATGTATATCCATGTGTCCAGTTATCAAAAAAACAAATGAATATGTAGGTCCATACTTCATGAGAGCATACTCAGATATATGTTTTGATCCACGTGAAGATTTCTCAAGAAGTGAAGAAGCAGTAGATTCAGGAATATACTGCTGTACATCATGTGGTCAATGTTCTAAAACATGTCCGAAAGAAATTGACATCTATGGAAAAGCAATAGAAAAACTAAGAGCTCAAATATGTTCTGAAAAAGAAGGACCATTAGCTAAACATATAAAAATAAGAGAAGCAGTACTTGGAACTGGTCGCAGTGTACAGCCCGATGAGAATAGTAAATATCCTGAAGGATTTATAAAAGAATACAACAAACAACATCACTTCGAAGAAAAACCAAAAATAGCATTCTTCACGGGATGTATGATTGATAATAAACTTCCATGGATTGCAGAGTATTTCGTGAAAATATTATCAAAACTAGGATATGAAGTAGATATTCCAGAAGGACAAGTATGTTGTGGCTCACCATTAATGCGTACAGGACAGGTGGATATAATACCAGACCTTGTAAATACAAACTATGAAATCTTTAAAGATTATGATTTAGTATTAACTGTCTGTGCTGGTTGTGGATCAACACTGAAAAATAATTATCCTGATTATGGTGTAAAACTCAACGTAATGGATATTACAGAATTCCTACAGGGCAAACTTAACACTGAAGATATGAAAAAATTAAATCTTAGAGTAACCTATCACGACCCATGTCACCTAGTTCGTGGACAAGGAATATCCGAGGAACCACGTAACATATTAAAACAGATGAATGGTGTAGAATTTATAGAAATGGATAAACCAGATCTCTGTTGCGGTGCTGGTGGAGGAGTAAAATCAGGAAAACCAGAAATAGCAAATGCATTAGCAGATGATAAAGTAGAAATGATAGAAAAATTAGATGTTGATTATGTTGTAACTATTTGTCCATTCTGTGAATTTAATATACAAGATGCATTAAACAGAAATAACTCTGATACATCAGTTATCAATTTAATGGAATTATTAAACCAAGCATATGAATAA
- the dcd gene encoding dCTP deaminase, translated as MAILSDIDIKKYLDEGKIVIDPLKDEKQIQPSSVDLRIGNEFKGFKIITKPFIDPFDDTDLESYMSSFTIEEGQPFIIHPGEFTLATTYETVKLPADIVARVEGRSSMGRLGITMHVTAGYIDPGFEGKITLEISNIGKMPVALYPGQRVCQIVFETMTSPSIKPYGHEDRDSKYMGQTGPQVSKIKEDFDIKNGGK; from the coding sequence ATGGCAATACTTAGTGACATTGATATAAAAAAATACCTAGATGAAGGTAAAATTGTAATTGACCCATTAAAGGATGAGAAACAAATACAGCCATCATCAGTAGATTTAAGAATAGGAAATGAATTCAAAGGATTTAAGATAATAACAAAACCATTTATAGATCCTTTTGATGATACTGATTTAGAATCATACATGAGTTCCTTTACAATAGAAGAAGGACAACCATTCATAATACATCCAGGAGAATTTACATTAGCAACAACATATGAAACAGTTAAACTACCAGCAGACATTGTAGCACGGGTAGAAGGACGCTCATCAATGGGAAGACTTGGAATTACCATGCACGTAACCGCTGGATATATAGACCCTGGATTTGAAGGTAAAATAACTCTTGAAATTTCTAACATAGGAAAAATGCCCGTAGCATTATATCCGGGACAAAGAGTATGTCAAATAGTATTTGAAACAATGACATCACCATCAATAAAGCCATATGGTCATGAAGATAGAGATAGTAAATATATGGGACAAACAGGACCACAAGTAAGTAAAATAAAAGAAGATTTTGATATTAAAAATGGGGGAAAATAA
- a CDS encoding DUF308 domain-containing protein: protein MNFKRNFQLNFSALILILLGLISILFPLVSTMTIGIISGFMFLMVALMLFTIAAGQMVFNKAVGILSIILAVISIIFSWLLLFNPAVISVIASYMIYILGFIMIIAGISHLIATWKFKPLRIMGILDVIFGIIYILVGVIVKNPWNMGVVIGIWLILMGILSCFTLTRQEYIDIQKSE, encoded by the coding sequence ATGAATTTTAAAAGGAATTTTCAATTAAACTTCTCTGCATTAATATTGATATTACTGGGACTTATATCTATTCTCTTTCCATTAGTATCAACAATGACTATAGGTATTATATCCGGTTTCATGTTTTTAATGGTTGCATTAATGTTATTTACAATAGCTGCAGGTCAAATGGTTTTTAATAAAGCAGTTGGTATTTTATCAATAATTCTTGCTGTTATTAGTATAATATTCAGTTGGTTATTATTATTTAATCCTGCTGTAATCTCAGTAATTGCAAGTTACATGATTTATATTCTTGGATTTATAATGATAATAGCAGGTATTTCACATCTAATTGCAACATGGAAATTTAAACCTCTACGTATTATGGGAATACTTGACGTAATATTTGGTATTATATACATATTAGTAGGTGTAATAGTTAAGAATCCATGGAACATGGGAGTAGTTATAGGAATCTGGTTAATATTAATGGGAATATTATCCTGTTTTACATTAACAAGACAGGAATATATTGATATACAAAAATCTGAATAA
- a CDS encoding phenylacetate--CoA ligase family protein, which produces MIWDEEIECMSKEDMEELQLKRLQEVVTTAYNKVPYYHKRYSEEEVYPEDIETLEDIEKLPFTTKTDLRASYPFGLFAVPQKDIVEIHTSSGTTGKPTVSGYTRADLDIWSEVMARGLTMMGITDEDIIQNTHGYGLFTGGFGVHYGGQKIGATVIPISTGQTLRQIELMRDFQTTMIIFTPSYGLHIAEELEEMNIKPSDLNLKVIGFGSESWTDEMRKQIEDKFQTPAYNIYGLTEVMGPGVAMECSEQDGLHLYEDHFYPEIIDPNTMKQVPEGQEGELVLTTLTRVGMPLIRFRTRDITTLQHGKCGCGRTLAKISKIKGRTDDMLKIKGVSVFPSQIEKSLLSIEGVEPHYQIILTRPDVLDQIEVKVEASPEIFFDNVKELVGIKDKLAEAIHDEIGLRVNVTLVEPKTIDRVDSGKAKRVIDKRNE; this is translated from the coding sequence ATGATATGGGATGAAGAAATTGAATGCATGTCCAAGGAAGACATGGAAGAATTACAACTAAAACGATTACAGGAAGTCGTTACAACAGCTTATAACAAAGTACCCTATTATCATAAGAGATATAGTGAAGAAGAAGTATATCCTGAGGACATAGAAACTCTTGAAGATATAGAAAAATTACCATTCACAACAAAAACTGATTTAAGAGCATCATATCCCTTCGGATTATTTGCAGTACCACAGAAAGACATAGTAGAAATCCACACATCCAGTGGAACTACAGGGAAACCAACAGTATCTGGTTATACAAGAGCAGATTTAGATATTTGGTCAGAAGTTATGGCTAGAGGTTTGACTATGATGGGCATAACTGATGAAGATATAATACAAAACACTCATGGTTATGGGTTATTTACTGGTGGTTTTGGTGTACATTATGGTGGACAAAAAATTGGTGCAACAGTAATACCAATATCTACTGGTCAAACACTAAGACAAATCGAGTTAATGAGAGATTTCCAGACAACAATGATAATTTTCACTCCATCCTATGGATTACACATAGCAGAAGAATTAGAGGAAATGAATATCAAGCCATCTGACCTAAATCTTAAAGTTATTGGTTTTGGTTCTGAAAGTTGGACAGATGAAATGAGAAAACAAATAGAAGATAAATTCCAAACTCCAGCATACAATATCTATGGTTTAACAGAAGTAATGGGTCCTGGTGTAGCAATGGAATGTTCAGAACAAGATGGACTACATTTATATGAAGACCACTTCTATCCTGAAATAATTGACCCAAACACTATGAAACAAGTACCTGAAGGACAAGAAGGCGAACTAGTTTTAACAACATTAACAAGAGTAGGAATGCCATTAATACGATTTAGAACTAGAGATATTACAACATTACAGCATGGAAAATGTGGATGTGGAAGAACACTTGCAAAAATAAGTAAAATAAAAGGAAGAACCGATGATATGCTTAAAATCAAAGGTGTAAGCGTATTCCCATCACAAATTGAGAAATCATTACTGTCTATTGAAGGTGTAGAACCACACTACCAGATTATATTAACAAGACCTGATGTTTTAGACCAAATAGAAGTTAAAGTTGAAGCATCCCCAGAAATATTCTTCGATAATGTGAAAGAATTAGTGGGTATAAAAGACAAATTAGCTGAAGCAATACATGACGAGATAGGATTAAGAGTTAATGTAACACTTGTAGAACCAAAAACTATAGACCGTGTTGATTCAGGAAAAGCAAAAAGAGTAATTGATAAAAGAAATGAATAA
- a CDS encoding TrmJ/YjtD family RNA methyltransferase — protein sequence MKIYTVFVEPETSGNIGFLARSMKNFGLTDMVLINPCELKDDAYYQAMHAKEVVQNASIYDTLDEFFSDKEITSIVGTTGTPGGSYNIPRIPITPEELGKKMNVNGNIALLFGREGDGLTNEELEQCDVLVSIPTSDEYPIMNITHAATIIFYEIFKNKKSYPIDNLDVASYEDKHVLTQLSESIISKLDYPEHKERQANIIVKRIIGRAFIAGRESRTLRGTLKRINSRINNSHEE from the coding sequence TTGAAAATTTATACAGTATTTGTTGAACCAGAAACATCAGGAAACATAGGTTTTCTTGCAAGAAGTATGAAAAACTTTGGATTAACCGATATGGTATTAATTAATCCATGTGAACTAAAAGATGATGCATATTACCAAGCAATGCATGCAAAAGAAGTAGTACAGAATGCATCAATCTATGATACTTTAGATGAATTCTTTTCAGATAAAGAAATAACTTCAATAGTGGGAACTACAGGTACTCCTGGTGGAAGTTATAATATTCCAAGAATTCCAATAACACCTGAAGAACTTGGAAAGAAAATGAATGTGAACGGCAATATAGCTCTACTATTTGGAAGAGAAGGTGATGGATTAACTAATGAAGAACTAGAACAATGTGATGTTCTAGTATCCATCCCTACAAGTGATGAATATCCAATTATGAACATAACCCATGCTGCAACAATTATATTCTATGAAATATTCAAAAACAAGAAAAGCTATCCTATAGACAACTTAGACGTTGCAAGCTATGAAGATAAACATGTGCTAACACAACTATCCGAAAGCATAATATCTAAATTAGATTACCCAGAACATAAAGAAAGACAAGCAAATATAATTGTAAAACGTATAATTGGAAGAGCATTTATAGCAGGCCGTGAATCACGAACATTAAGAGGTACATTAAAACGTATAAATTCAAGAATTAATAATTCTCATGAGGAATAA
- a CDS encoding Ig-like domain repeat protein, with the protein MILLIITVIFLVGSVAAADTASNDNTIIQHDSSTTEVSTSSVVSDTSSVSTSDSSKSSSSSSSSVGTSVGTTVNASSSSSSSHSSSKLISNTSSKSIKSSSDSSTSSKIKTTTSVNNAEVGGYDTLILNATVKNSNNKVISDGTVVFEINGNKIGTATVDNGYAIYKYNIPGYAANKYTISANYSGTDKYYSSSDKSTLTVNKYNTNIKISSIHATPGKTITLKATVKTSSGSNVKNGKLTFKINKKSINTVRVSNGVATTNYTIPKSWADRTYSLYVVYGGNSVYKSSTTDDGKLYLNSVVNTKVTVKTVSVTASNTVTLSASVKDAKTSSNINGGKLSFKINGKTIGTVKVSKGGATLKYKVPATWKGSYKISVVYGGYNEYKSASATGTLKVSQAPSTKITVSNIKGAAGSNVTLKATLKTSTGSLVKSGKIAFKINSITVRTTTVKNGVATLKFHISSEFADSSYTISAVYGTNNNYLSARANGTLSIIAKDNIPSNLKEYLKATRNCEVNSKTIQSIAKKFSGYTSTKAKATAIFNYLNSITSYSGYYDTRYGAVGTYQRRYGNCVDMSHLLIAVSRASGIPARYCHATCTFRSGLVVGHVWAELYVNGKWVSCDLTSSSNRFGKIVNWRSHTTIHRYISLPF; encoded by the coding sequence ATGATTCTATTAATTATCACAGTTATATTTTTAGTAGGATCAGTAGCAGCTGCTGATACTGCATCCAATGATAACACAATAATTCAACATGATTCAAGTACTACTGAGGTAAGTACTAGTTCAGTTGTATCTGATACTTCTAGTGTTTCTACTTCAGATAGTTCTAAAAGTTCCTCATCTTCAAGTAGTTCAGTAGGTACCAGCGTTGGTACTACAGTCAATGCAAGTTCTTCCAGTAGTTCTAGTCATAGTTCTAGTAAATTAATTAGTAATACCTCTAGTAAATCTATTAAAAGTAGTTCAGATAGCTCTACCTCTTCAAAAATAAAAACTACCACTTCAGTAAATAATGCTGAAGTAGGTGGATATGATACTTTAATACTGAATGCTACAGTTAAAAATTCTAATAACAAGGTTATTTCGGATGGTACTGTAGTATTTGAGATTAATGGAAATAAAATTGGAACAGCTACCGTTGATAATGGTTATGCTATTTATAAGTATAATATACCTGGGTATGCTGCTAATAAATACACAATCAGTGCTAATTACTCTGGTACTGATAAGTATTATTCTAGCAGTGATAAAAGTACATTAACTGTAAATAAGTATAATACCAACATTAAAATTTCATCTATACACGCTACGCCGGGTAAGACAATTACTCTGAAGGCAACTGTTAAAACAAGTAGTGGATCTAATGTTAAGAATGGAAAATTAACATTCAAAATTAATAAAAAATCCATTAATACTGTGAGAGTGTCTAATGGTGTAGCTACTACCAATTATACTATCCCAAAATCATGGGCTGATAGAACATATTCATTATATGTCGTGTATGGAGGTAATAGTGTATATAAATCATCAACAACTGATGATGGAAAATTATACTTAAATAGTGTTGTTAATACAAAGGTAACTGTTAAAACTGTTTCCGTTACTGCTAGTAATACTGTTACTTTAAGTGCAAGTGTTAAAGACGCTAAGACTTCAAGTAATATTAATGGTGGTAAACTCTCTTTCAAGATTAATGGTAAAACTATTGGAACAGTAAAAGTATCTAAAGGAGGAGCAACCTTAAAATATAAAGTACCTGCAACATGGAAGGGTTCTTATAAAATTTCAGTAGTGTATGGAGGATATAACGAATATAAATCAGCAAGTGCTACAGGTACATTAAAAGTATCTCAAGCACCATCAACAAAGATAACAGTAAGTAATATTAAAGGTGCAGCTGGATCAAATGTTACCTTAAAAGCAACTTTAAAAACTAGTACTGGTAGTCTGGTAAAAAGTGGAAAAATTGCTTTTAAGATTAACAGTATAACAGTTAGAACTACTACTGTTAAAAATGGTGTTGCAACGCTGAAATTCCATATTTCATCAGAATTTGCTGATTCATCATACACTATTTCCGCTGTATATGGAACTAATAATAACTATTTATCAGCAAGAGCTAATGGTACATTATCCATTATCGCTAAGGATAATATCCCATCAAATCTAAAGGAATATCTTAAAGCTACAAGAAATTGTGAAGTAAATAGTAAAACAATACAATCCATTGCTAAAAAATTCTCTGGATATACTAGTACAAAAGCTAAAGCTACAGCAATATTTAATTACTTAAACTCTATTACATCATATAGTGGTTATTATGATACTAGATATGGTGCAGTAGGTACCTATCAACGTAGATATGGTAATTGTGTGGATATGTCACATTTATTAATTGCTGTTTCAAGAGCTTCTGGTATTCCAGCAAGATATTGTCATGCTACATGTACATTCCGTAGTGGACTTGTAGTAGGTCACGTATGGGCGGAATTATATGTGAATGGTAAATGGGTAAGTTGTGATTTAACATCCAGCAGTAATCGTTTTGGTAAGATTGTAAACTGGAGATCACATACAACAATACATAGATATATATCCTTACCATTCTAA
- a CDS encoding indolepyruvate oxidoreductase subunit beta, translating to MAYNIYICGIGGQGIIKTSIVIGETALKLDKNVVMSEIHGMSQRGGVVSTELKIGEDQSPIIQSGHADLVLAFEPIEASRALEKTSKDTIIVLNTSPVLPSTINQQDIDYPEIDDILSELDSKVAEVYSMDANKIALNAGHPLSMNMAMLGGATAISTFPLDTESVIDTMKDNLPPKSIDINIKAFSDGYNSCKK from the coding sequence ATGGCATATAATATTTACATTTGTGGTATAGGTGGACAAGGTATAATAAAAACATCTATAGTAATAGGGGAAACAGCACTTAAATTAGATAAAAATGTTGTTATGAGTGAGATACATGGAATGTCACAGAGAGGGGGAGTAGTTTCCACAGAATTAAAGATTGGGGAAGATCAAAGTCCTATAATTCAAAGTGGACATGCTGATTTAGTTCTAGCATTTGAACCGATAGAAGCTTCACGTGCACTAGAAAAAACAAGTAAGGATACAATCATAGTATTAAATACATCTCCTGTACTTCCATCAACAATTAATCAACAAGACATTGACTATCCAGAAATTGATGATATATTATCCGAGTTAGATAGTAAAGTAGCAGAGGTTTATAGTATGGATGCAAATAAAATAGCATTAAATGCAGGACATCCATTATCTATGAACATGGCAATGCTTGGTGGAGCAACAGCAATATCAACATTCCCCTTAGATACAGAATCAGTAATTGATACAATGAAGGATAATCTTCCACCAAAATCAATAGATATTAACATCAAAGCATTTAGTGATGGATATAATTCATGTAAAAAATAG
- a CDS encoding YbjQ family protein produces the protein MLLVTTPNIEGKTIKKYYGIVNGEGLVGANVYKDIFSGVRDVVGGRTSSYEIELRKAREVAIDSMVEKAELLGANAILNIRIKYSNLGGTMGNTILVSVNGTAVLY, from the coding sequence TTGTTATTAGTAACAACACCTAATATTGAAGGAAAAACCATTAAAAAGTATTATGGAATAGTAAATGGTGAAGGATTAGTAGGAGCTAACGTCTATAAAGACATCTTTTCTGGTGTGAGAGATGTTGTAGGTGGAAGAACATCATCATATGAAATAGAACTAAGAAAAGCAAGAGAAGTAGCAATAGATAGTATGGTAGAGAAGGCTGAATTATTAGGTGCTAATGCAATACTAAATATTAGGATAAAATACAGTAATCTTGGCGGTACTATGGGTAATACTATACTAGTTAGTGTTAATGGAACAGCAGTATTATATTAA
- a CDS encoding acetolactate synthase, whose amino-acid sequence MSDIYVNQLSIFLENKEGRMLNTLDIIEKLGINIRALSIADTSEFGILRLIVTEPEKVKEVLEKNNFIVKITKVLAVSISDEPGGLNQVLRILDDANINLEYLYAFVEQKTYHAIVILKLEDMEKGIKILEEGNANIISPEEIYSI is encoded by the coding sequence ATGTCAGACATTTATGTAAACCAATTATCTATATTTTTAGAAAACAAGGAAGGAAGAATGTTAAACACCCTTGATATCATAGAGAAATTAGGCATTAATATAAGAGCATTATCCATAGCTGATACATCTGAGTTTGGTATACTTAGATTAATTGTTACAGAACCTGAAAAAGTAAAAGAAGTTCTAGAAAAAAATAATTTCATTGTAAAAATTACAAAAGTATTAGCTGTTTCAATTAGTGATGAGCCTGGAGGACTAAATCAGGTTCTAAGAATATTAGATGATGCAAATATAAACCTGGAATACCTATATGCATTTGTAGAACAAAAAACCTACCATGCTATAGTTATACTAAAACTAGAAGATATGGAGAAAGGAATAAAAATATTAGAAGAAGGAAATGCAAATATTATTTCTCCAGAAGAAATATACTCCATATAA